In one Magallana gigas chromosome 9, xbMagGiga1.1, whole genome shotgun sequence genomic region, the following are encoded:
- the LOC105342373 gene encoding uncharacterized protein produces the protein MKASVYSVRYGYFCILFGNVYSLSCLGKDGNYECCRGYMWNETTGGCDTKCLPGFYGVNCSKSCVAGRYGEGCQSVCTECSNRTCNVSYGCPHPTTTAQELKTMKQQLRQQIFQNDTDASQDKETWLYIVAVFSIASFVMASLNIIISSWRRCNVSNNSSQPSGMENEKKSYQTLMKNTIYTGPAHVVMNADTVERNFSVVMTTASCDNMSTFPDATEPKSVEEKRKQPNGTVEIYESLK, from the exons ATGAAGGCATCTGTATATTCAGTGCGCTATGGTTATTTCTGTATCTTGTTCGgaaatgtttattcattgagTTGTTTAGG AAAAGATGGAAACTATGAATGTTGCAGAGGGTATATGTGGAATGAGACCACCGGAGGTTGCGATACAA AGTGCCTCCCGGGCTTCTATGGAGTTAACTGCAGCAAGAGTTGTGTGGCCGGTCGGTATGGGGAGGGGTGTCAATCCGTGTGCACGGAGTGTTCTAACCGGACGTGCAATGTGTCCTACGGCTGTCCTCACCCAACCACTACAG CCCAGGAGTTGAAAACAATGAAACAACAATTGCGTCagcaaatttttcaaaatgacacTGATGCATCGCAAGACAAAGAGACATGGCTGTACATAGTTGCGGTGTTTTCTATTGCAAGTTTTGTTATGGCTTCGTTGAATATCATCATAAGCAGCTGGAGGAGATGTAATGTGAGCAACAACTCATCTCAACCATCTGGAATGGAAAACGAGAAGAAGAGCTACCAAACCCTAATGAAAAACACAATCTACACCGGGCCGGCGCATGTTGTCATGAACGCGGACACCGTGGAGCGAAACTTCTCCGTGGTGATGACAACAGCGTCATGTGACAACATGTCTACATTCCCGGATGCTACTGAACCGAAATCTGTTGaagagaaaagaaaacaacCAAACGGAACCGTTGAGATCTATGAGTCATTGAAATAG